ACACTGAAGTGCTATCCTGATAACAGTACCATTTGTTAATCTACCTAAAATTTTTGGCCTGAAGTATGTACCTAATTTGTGCTACGGAAGGACCACGTGGCAATGGTGCTTGGATCCTGTCCTAGGACATGTCTTTATGGACATGTCGTGGCCAAGGGCAGTGGGGGCTGAGGAGCAGTCTTCCTTCTGGGTATGGCAGTTTTGGCAGGCATCTATATCTACTGTTCTGCCAGAATTTGGCCAAGAGTTCGAAATCCTGTACATCTTATTCAGTAGTCCCAGTGAAGTTAATGGAACTTTTTTGTGAGTAAGATGGAAAGGATTTGGCCCCCAAAGTTTTTAACCCTTTAAGTAGTAAGAGAGTAGTTTCATTGCACTTAGCCCATCATTGACAAATACCTTTCTACTCAAAAACAGAAGATGGTTGTTGATGTATAGGAAGTATTGGCTCACATAGAGGAAAGTGTGCAGCAACGTCTGACTACTCATAGCATTTTGGAACTCAATTCCCAAAGGGGAAAAGAGACACTTGCATATGACAGAATTTCATCCAATGTCTGTCTGAGGCCAAAATGATTGCTTCTTCAATTCCTAAATGCCATCTTATGGGTACCTTAGAAACACTAAATAACTGGAGTATGTATACAGCTATAATTGgatatgtgtatgtgtgtcttcACTGGACTGGTGGTGGCTAATCAACTTCATCTAATAGTattaaaattttacagaaaaaattattGGAGCAGATGgatttttcaaaaagctttttaaatactttcatatGGAACACATGGTCATGACTTtgggaaaagagaaattttgcTCTCACCCACAAGAATGCTTTTGGTGATTGGAAGAACagcattttcatgtttaaaacaaagtaatCTTACTCCGTTACACAATTCCGTGTTTTGTTCTGTGACTGTTGATTTGaattattattcatttaaattaaacaggaaaaaccATAACTGTATGCTAATTAAATTAATCAAACCTATATGAAGCACTACTTTGACCAAAAGTCATTGCAACACAGTATATTCTAATAACACGCAGCACTCAAAAATGGAATTTGGGATTTAAAATTGTGCAGTCAGGATGCAGACATGAACTCTAAGTTAGAATTGGAAAACAGGACCGAGTACCATGGAGTTTAATTCCAACTGACAGAGGGAATTACTTCATCTCTAACACTGTGTCACGCTCATGCTGATGCTCAATATGTAGCTGCAACAAAGCTACAAAGAGCAGACGTAAGTCCTGAAAATGCTTGCCTCAACAATACCTGCACTTACAGACAATTTTATAGCGTTCCCCTTTTGCAAATGAGATAAAAATCTGGATGCCTTGTAAACATTGCTAATAGCATGCCTTCTCATTGGCACCGGAGCCTGGAGGTGTCAATGATAATCTGAGGAAACTGGATGTGACGCCTCTAAGAATTGGTTAAGGTGAGTGAACTTCTACCCTTTTGGTTATATTAAATCATTTTAGTTCCATATAttgcttctttccttcctcaaCAGAAGGGTGTAGACATTTTGTGCTGACAGCAGTCCTTTGGTATCAAATTCTCAGGGTTGCACATCCCTTTGGCCAAAGGAATAGGATTAAGTTTCAATGCTTAATTCCCCCACTGCATGCTGAAATTAGGAAGAAAAGTTCTTGGAAGGTAATCTAAGTTGAGCAAAGACTTCACTCTACTCACTAGGAAAACTTCACAGACTTCAACAGGCACAGCATTAGTCTAGCCTTTGGAAAAACGTGAATAAAAGCTCCATAAAAAGGGCTGGAATGAAGGCTTCAAAAGGAGATACATAACGGTATGCCCAGGAAAAGGTTACTTTGGGTGATGTTGTGCCTAAACCTGGTAAGAAAGGTGTTAAGGTATCTCTGTGGTACTATTAAGGAAAGTCTCTTCAATTTCATCCAGTTTCCTCGTGATTCACCATTTTCCACACATGTACCCTACTCTTAAACGTAGATCCCGCAGTCTTTATTCCGCCTTCGTTCCTGACTCAACTGGGAATTTGTCAGAATAATGCTGAGTAAGAGGGACGCTCTGGGCATCTCCACTCTTAGACACCATTAGCCCTTGGTGCCTCCTGGCATGAACTCAGCTTCCAGATTTTGGACCTGCTGCGGCAGCTCCTAGCTCCTTGCATTGGTGAGGACCTTCTTGAACAAGAAGATAACCTGGACGTACATTCCTACACAGATGGGAAGAGTAGGAACAGGAGGAGACATACTGACTGGCCTTCATGCCTTCCACCTGGAGTGACAGGAGAGTCTCCCTGCCGTGAAGAGCAGGTTGGGGTGGTGGTCTGCTTCTTGGTGGACACGTGGAGGTCAGGAGACAAACCTGGCACCCAAGGCAGCCCTTGGGGCTCGCCCATAATGCTTAGAGGAGCTAAGGTATTTTGTGGATTCAGGTCTTGAAACCCATGTCACAGCATTAGATACAAGAATGAAAGGGTTCGTGGCAGAAGATAGGGATTTCTTTTGAACTTctgaaggagaaaatgttttgagaaatTTTCTGTGAATACCACTGCCCCAAAAGGAAAGTATGCACATGCTATATGCTAtattttttgggtttgggttttttcccttctgtttgtcaaaatagaaaatgcttagaaaagaacaaaactgatCAATTTTAGGATGCCATAGCACATTTCTGATGTATGTTGAGATTTATTACTAGCAATATTTGACTTTCATTTTGGGTTCTGAAAGCATTTAAACCTCAGTATTAAAAAAGCCTCACAACAATCTTCTGAAGCAAGTTTATCTCTATTTTACAGGTAAGGAAACCGAGGCACCCACgaaaccaaagaaaataaatgatttgCCACAGATAGTACAGTAAGTCAGTGGCAAAGTCAGGAAGAGAATGAAATTCTGCAGTTATGCAGTTAGCTCTCTCTTCCTGCTAAGAAAATTCATCTTATCCCTAATATGCTGTTTCATACCACCTGTATTAAAGATCGTGAAAACTGGCCAATTTGCACTGTTAAAACTGTTGCAAAGCCAATGATTTCTTTTCCATATAAGCACAAAAATGCTACTTAAAGGGTTAATTATACTGCGGTGCTGGTAAACATTTTTACTTATTGCTGGTTAGACCCGTATTTAAATACTGACTGGGACAGAAGAGACTGAGCTGGCCCTGGACTCccttgtcttggtgttgggcatGGATATCGTGCAACAGGATACGCCCACAGTGGCCTCAGGCAGCTCATCTTCCTCTGTCCATTCATTGAGATCCGGGTTATAGCACTGAATGCACTTCttatattttttctctatttcattcCAGCCACCCACTAAGTAAATTTTCCCGTTAAGGGTGGAGGCGCCAGCCGTACTAACTCCGGTTTGAAGCGGCGCCACGTAACTCCATTGCCCCGTGTAAGGACTGTAACACTCCACGGGGAGAACGTCGACCCTTTCGGCTCGCCCCCCCAGCTGAGACCCACCCATGACGTAGACCCTCTCCAGAAGGGACACTGCGCAGTGCCATCCCCTtggggtgctgaggctggacTTATCCTGCCAGCTATCTTTGCTGGGGTCGTACATGCACACCGAGCGAGAGTAAGCGTTGTTAATGTAACCTCCTGTGACCAGGATCCGACCATCCACCACTGCACTGGCGTGGCAGCACCGGGGCACCTCCAGGGCTGCCTTCATCTGCCACTGATTAGTTGCGGGCACATAGCATTCAACCGAGGAGAGGCACCCCTCAGAGTTGCGACCACCCACTGCAAAAAGGAGGCCGTTGAACACGTTCAGGCTGAAGTGGGTGCGCCGCTGATTCATGTTTGCCAGGTGAATCCAGGTGTTGAAACGAGGATCGTatctgaaagcattaaaaaaagagggTAACTGTCTCACCTACTGCTCTGCTAAATTCTACAGTCCTGTCTCTGTCCCACTACTGCTGCAGCTGCGGAGTTGCTAAaactttacttatttatttagcCCGTCAGAAGTCAGTGGAATGCAACTGGTATTCCTGGTTAAATTTCCAAATACATTTAGTTTTTGACTggagaaaaaatgtgtttgtatcATCCAAACCTGGCATTATTTCAATAAAGTAAATCTGGCTCTTTTCTGTAATTTGATTTTGTATAATAACCTCATTAGAACATTGGAAAGAGATACTTTCAACACACAATAgaaattttagaagtttttttgCAATTTACACCTACAGCAAAGATGTCAAAATTTACTCAAAGAGTTTCAAAAAATGTTAGGTGGTGATTTATATTTCCATCTTTTTAGTACTTTCTAAATGGTAAGTATTCTTTTCCTGCCACTCACATGGAGTAAGGATTATGTGGAACGAACATCTTTGCTTCCTAACACCATACCTATCTGAAATAACATTCTCTGTTCTTGACatttaaatgagaaattttgaaataGGAAATAGCAAATTATGACTCCTGAAGGAGTTGAGTGAGGTACACTAGTAGGCCCATACATTTTTCCTGTTGCATACTGTGGTGACCACAGAATCACATGAGAAAAAGACTACGGGAAAGTAAATAAGAATTGTTAGCTGTCATACTGCATTGTCATCTGCAGCTCTGAAAGCAGGCCCACAGACGTACTGATGTGACTTGACATGCTCGAGGTCAATGGCAGAACAGGGAGCAGAACCCATTCAGCTGTGGACCACGAGGattcccccacctcctccccaccaccaaGGTGTGCACCAAGTACACAGCTCCTTGTGAGAATGTGAGGCACAGCTTAAAAGCAGAAGGTCAGGAGAGCAACAGCATAACCTCCTTTACGTGAGATATTTTTCTGACAAAGTAGATTACACAATAAAAATGATCTAGAGAAGGTCCCTTATTCATTAACTTTGCATGTTGGTTGATGTCTTCAAGAGAAGTTATCTGAATGTTCCTTCTGGGACCAGGAAAGGAAGCATCAGTAGGACTGTGGCTGTGTATTGCCATTGCATGTCCATAGTCTTTTAGTAGGTAAAAAGCTGAGCTGTCTCACCTCCAACCTTTGCTTCAAGCTATTTAAAAACCAGTATCACCCATCTGACTACTGCATGTTAGCCTTCTGACCTCGCTATCACCAGGGCAGTCCTTGGATGACTATAGATAGGAACCGTACTATTTCAGAAGTGAGGTATTATTTGGAGTACATTGTGGAAGAGAAATATAGCCTTCAAGAGATGGTGATGTTGATTCTAAACTCTTGTAAATAAAAAAGCTGAAGGGTATGAAATGCAGtataaaagctattgaaaatatGGTGGATGGTGCATAGAAAGTCAAGATTATAATACCTAAAAGATGTTTTTCAGAACTTCCTGTGAGGGCATCAGAAGctcttgaaatttaaaaagtctCACCTTGTCTGATTTTAATGGTACCTTAAAAAATCCCAGAACTTCCTATTTATGTTCGTATGTATTTCCTCCACTTGGAGTAAGTTTTCTCGGTTTTCCTCACTTCTCATTGTGCATGTGTAACCACGGTGAAGTTTTTGCATAACTTCAGATGCATACTTCTGTTCATTCAAACTTTAATATAGAAGAGCATCCATACCTCCCCCACCCTGTTCCCTTTCTATTTATCTGAGCGGTTCACGCTGCACGTCACAAACCAGCTTGGTCTATCTACCTGCACTGTGTGGAATCAATCTCTCCAtcccttttaaataaataaccagTTACCTGCAGAAATTGCTGACTGCATGCTTGGCTTGGTTCCTGGCATCATTCTGGTCTTCTCCACCGGCCACATAGAGAAATCCATCCATCACCGTCACACACTGATTAAAACTTTTAGCAGGCATTTCACTCAGCTTCTTCCATCCGTTTTCAGGATCTCTGTATAAGATGTCTCTGCTAAGAGACTTTTCTGTTAGAGCAGGGCGTCCCCCAACAGTAACTAAGACTCGGAAACCTCCACGGATCCTCGTTCTTCTGGACTGCAGTGTATTCTGGTGGTAAGGAAGCAAATGATAGTTCATGGCATCCACGAGGAGCTTATGGCAGTCTGCATCTTGCATCATTCTCGGCACAGTTTGAACATAATTGACAAGGTCTTGGGCTGAGATGGTACCAAAACGGATGTTACCTAAGAGATCGGCAGCAAACTTTACTCTTTTTTGGTCAAATTCCAGCCATTTTATTGCAATCTGGAATGCAACAATTTCAGAAGGCAACTGCAAGTCGTCATCTGCAAGAAGTTCATTGATCTGATCAAAAGTAAGTTTTAAGAACTGATCCGTTTCTGAAAATTCAATGAAGTTGTCTCTAATAAATTTGTGCGCTGCCTCCTTGGTTGTTTTTAGTCCGTATGTTTCTGCAATATTGGCAACGTACATACAATTCTCAACACTGATTTCTTGGACTAAAAAATCACAGCACATCTTTACAAGGGTGTGAATCTGTAGATAAATTGCTGTGGAAATGATACTACCTATTGTATAAAGTGAGAGAGTAAGTTTTCCAGTGTAAGCATAGGTGATAACAGTAGCTAGACCCAATGGGGATACGTCATTGAGGTCTACTCTTTGAGTGGATGGATCTTTCTTTAAGATGTTGTGAAAGTAGTCACTGCTTGAAGCCATCACTACCTTATGAACACTGAAGGATTTGGTTTTGGTACTGATAGTCAAGTCACAAAGAAAATTTTCTTGCCTCATTCTGCTTAGACCTTCCAAGAGATTTGGGCTATATGAGGGGTCGGAAACTTCAGATGAGATGCAGCTGAAACCATTTCCTCCATCCAAGAGTCCATTCAAGCCATTTAGTTTACTGAGGGGGCCATCTTCCACAATGATAGTCATTTCATTGATATCTGCTTTGTTCTTCTTCACATTCTTCTTCTTAGGGGCCATGACTGCAATGAAATATTACAGCCAAGAgcttgctaaaaataaaatcaaaacatttagaGCTACACTGCAGTTGTGAAATGTAATAGCGGAGTGAATATACAACAAATCTAACCTTTGTCAATACACATAAATGCCACAAGAACGAAACAGACAGGATAATCTGTCTTCCTAAGAACTATCATACTGTCCTAGATTGTAGTGCGGCTTAATAACAATGGATACTCAAACCTAAACacctaaaaataatttctttttttaatagcaaggTCATAAAAATAACATTCCCCTATTGTCACCACATCCAAAGAGTTAAATTCTCTTCCTAAATATTAAATGAGTTTGCCAGAGTGTAAAATTTtgtaaatatgcatttaaatCACCCAGGCTCTAGATAGGAATTCATAGTCTGAAGCATAGGAAAGATACGGGCCCCCAGCTTTGTTCATCCTTACTCCAGGGCTAGTACAGACTTACAGGCTTAGGAGTGAGagaaattcttcaaaaaaaaaagcaacataagaCATAAAGACAAAGTGAATTTTAGTATGATGTCATGTTGATTTTAAATTTAGTATCTGCTCCAAATTGTTTCCAGGTTTTTGTAAGTTTTGATTTTCTAGACTGATGATATTCTACTTAGCATGTCAGATTCACAAATACATTCTACTCATAGCACACTTTGCTTGCTTTTCAATATCAGTAATTTGAAATTTATAATCCTAAATGTAggattttgtctcatttttatttgagaaaaatgTCATGCAAACACTACCAGGACGTATTATTTTAAACAAGTTCTTTATGTGTGAAGGTTAATAATTACTCCCATAGAGTTATGTTAGAACAGATATTTGAATTAGACTTATCAACTCTAGGCaagttccagctcctgctgaaatGAAAAGCCAAGTTTTTGTCCAATGCAATGTGAGATGGCCCCTaagtaattttcaaaaattcaataatttgaaatttattgtttcaaataaatatatgtatatgcaaCTACACCTTGAAGGAAAACACTGATCTTCAATAACACAGTTAAAACAGAATTGCTGAGATCAGCattcaaatatattaaaatatatcattTATCTTCAATATATCCattgattttaaaacaatttacacCAGCTAATTTTCTCTGTGATCCTTGCATTCGTTCATGAAGAAATTCTATCTAACGATAAAACAAATGACTGGATTATTTTAGGAAACTTTATAAAAAACTCTAGTAATATTGCAATCTAAAATCTCAG
The genomic region above belongs to Calonectris borealis chromosome 3, bCalBor7.hap1.2, whole genome shotgun sequence and contains:
- the KLHL31 gene encoding kelch-like protein 31, whose protein sequence is MAPKKKNVKKNKADINEMTIIVEDGPLSKLNGLNGLLDGGNGFSCISSEVSDPSYSPNLLEGLSRMRQENFLCDLTISTKTKSFSVHKVVMASSSDYFHNILKKDPSTQRVDLNDVSPLGLATVITYAYTGKLTLSLYTIGSIISTAIYLQIHTLVKMCCDFLVQEISVENCMYVANIAETYGLKTTKEAAHKFIRDNFIEFSETDQFLKLTFDQINELLADDDLQLPSEIVAFQIAIKWLEFDQKRVKFAADLLGNIRFGTISAQDLVNYVQTVPRMMQDADCHKLLVDAMNYHLLPYHQNTLQSRRTRIRGGFRVLVTVGGRPALTEKSLSRDILYRDPENGWKKLSEMPAKSFNQCVTVMDGFLYVAGGEDQNDARNQAKHAVSNFCRYDPRFNTWIHLANMNQRRTHFSLNVFNGLLFAVGGRNSEGCLSSVECYVPATNQWQMKAALEVPRCCHASAVVDGRILVTGGYINNAYSRSVCMYDPSKDSWQDKSSLSTPRGWHCAVSLLERVYVMGGSQLGGRAERVDVLPVECYSPYTGQWSYVAPLQTGVSTAGASTLNGKIYLVGGWNEIEKKYKKCIQCYNPDLNEWTEEDELPEATVGVSCCTISMPNTKTRESRASSVSSVPVSI